Genomic window (Terriglobales bacterium):
CTACCGCTTCGACCAGCTCATGCGTCTGGGCTGGAAGTTCATGATCCCGACCGGCATCGCGGTGCTGATCGCCACCGCGCTCGTGGGGGTGCTGGCATGACGGCCTCGCAAGTGCTTCGCAAGATCTTCCTCGTCGACCTGCTGAAGGGACTGGCGCTGACCTTCCGCTACCAGCATCCCAAGGAGATCTACACCGAGCAGTATCCGCTGCAGCGTCCGCAGGTGGCGGAGCGCTACCGGGGCGCGCCCCGGCTGAACGTGAACCCGGAGACCAACGAGACCCTGTGCATCGCCTGCGACCTGTGCGCGCTGGCCTGTCCCGAGCACCTGATCGTGGTCTCCAGTGAGCGCAATCCCAACACCCGGCGCAAGGAACTCACCAACTTCACCTACGACCTGAGCCGCTGCATGTTCTGCGGGCTGTGCGAAGACGCCTGCCCCACCGACGCGCTGGAGTTGACCCAGGACTTCGAATTGGCGAGCTACACCCGCGACGGCCTCATCTGGGACCGCAAGACCCTGGAGGAAGGGCCGGAGCCCACGGTGTACAAGAAATGATGCTTCTGGCCACAAGCCTGTTGCAGCAGACAGCGGCGCCGGCCGCCGGCCAGCCCGTGGCCACCACCTTCTTTTTTTACCTGCTGGCGGGGATCGCGCTGGTGACGGGCGTGGCCGTCATCGTGCAGAAGAACCCGGTGCACTCGGCCATCTCGCTGATCTTCACTCTGCTCTCGCTGGCCGGGCTCTACCTGATGCTGTATGCCCCGTTTGTCGCCGGCGTGCAGATCATCCTGTACGTGGGCGGCATCATGGTGCTGTTCCTCTTCGTGATCATGCTGGTGAACATCGAGCGGGCGGAGAAGGAGTACCGCTTCAGCCGCCAGTGGTTCGTGGCCAGCCTGGCGGCGCTGGTGCTGGGCGCCATCTTCATCTTCGTGTACCTGAAGGGACATGAGCTGTTTCCGGAGAGATCGGCGGCGCTGCCGGAGAGCGCCAACACCCAGCAGATCGGGCAGATGCTCTACGTCAACTACCTGCTGCCCTTCGAGATCGCTTCGGTGCTGCTGCTGGTGGCGATCGTGGGCGCGGTGGTCATGGCCAAGAAGAGGATTTGAGATTGGGTGACTTGCTGACTTGGTGATTTGAAAACTGGGAACTGGGAACCGGGAACTGAGAACTGAGGTTGCAATGACTCCAATCAGCACACTGCACTACCTGGTCGTGGCGGCGGCGCTGTTCGCCATCGGGACCATCGGCGTGCTCACGCGGCGCAACGTGGTCATCATCCTCATGTCCATCGAGCTGATCCTCAACGCGGTGAACCTGAACCTGGTGGCCTTCAGCCACATGTACGGCCTGCACGGGCAGGTGTTTTCCATCTTCGTGATCACCGACGCGGCAGCGGAAGCAGCCGTGGGGCTGGGAATCCTGATCGCGTTCTTCAGGAACA
Coding sequences:
- a CDS encoding NADH-quinone oxidoreductase subunit J, whose protein sequence is MLLATSLLQQTAAPAAGQPVATTFFFYLLAGIALVTGVAVIVQKNPVHSAISLIFTLLSLAGLYLMLYAPFVAGVQIILYVGGIMVLFLFVIMLVNIERAEKEYRFSRQWFVASLAALVLGAIFIFVYLKGHELFPERSAALPESANTQQIGQMLYVNYLLPFEIASVLLLVAIVGAVVMAKKRI
- the nuoK gene encoding NADH-quinone oxidoreductase subunit NuoK, with product MTPISTLHYLVVAAALFAIGTIGVLTRRNVVIILMSIELILNAVNLNLVAFSHMYGLHGQVFSIFVITDAAAEAAVGLGILIAFFRNKETVNVDEVDLLKW
- a CDS encoding NADH-quinone oxidoreductase subunit I, encoding MTASQVLRKIFLVDLLKGLALTFRYQHPKEIYTEQYPLQRPQVAERYRGAPRLNVNPETNETLCIACDLCALACPEHLIVVSSERNPNTRRKELTNFTYDLSRCMFCGLCEDACPTDALELTQDFELASYTRDGLIWDRKTLEEGPEPTVYKK